A window of the Halorussus pelagicus genome harbors these coding sequences:
- a CDS encoding DUF4870 domain-containing protein: protein MGIFVHLVGFTTGIVGPGLIYLLSKDDFTRENARNALNWQLFLIPVFLVMAIGILVAVELSNRVEIPDALELVFAIPVPILLAVMALLSLSTFVLPVIATAKAIIGKAWQYPLAPEFI, encoded by the coding sequence TTGGGAATCTTCGTGCATCTCGTCGGCTTCACAACCGGAATCGTCGGACCGGGACTCATTTACCTGCTATCGAAAGACGATTTTACCCGAGAGAACGCCCGGAACGCGTTAAATTGGCAGTTATTCCTCATTCCGGTCTTTCTGGTGATGGCTATCGGAATACTCGTCGCGGTAGAACTCTCGAACCGCGTCGAAATTCCGGACGCGCTCGAACTCGTCTTCGCCATTCCGGTACCGATACTGCTGGCTGTCATGGCCCTTCTCAGTCTCTCGACGTTCGTCCTTCCCGTGATCGCAACGGCAAAAGCTATCATCGGAAAAGCGTGGCAGTATCCACTAGCGCCGGAGTTTATCTGA
- a CDS encoding ThuA domain-containing protein, with the protein MRRPSGYENDAAHEVYPDGIHETIAGFLADEGFDPRTATLDEPEHGLTEDVLEDTDVLTWWGHEAHEEVEDEVVERVHEQVLSGMGLLVLHSGHFSKIFKRLMGTTCDLKWRDDGERERLWLVEPGHPIAEGIEESIELPETEMYGEHFDVPAPDTLVFNSWFEGGEVFRSGCCYRRGAGRIFYFRPGHETYPIYHNPEIQKVVANAVSWASPISGPTLSRGHVPESPEKE; encoded by the coding sequence CTGCGTCGCCCGTCCGGTTACGAGAACGACGCCGCCCACGAAGTGTATCCCGACGGTATCCACGAGACCATCGCCGGATTCCTCGCCGACGAGGGGTTCGACCCTCGGACCGCGACGCTGGACGAACCGGAACACGGCCTGACCGAGGACGTGCTGGAGGACACCGACGTGCTGACGTGGTGGGGCCACGAGGCCCACGAGGAAGTCGAAGACGAAGTCGTCGAGCGCGTTCACGAGCAGGTCCTCTCGGGAATGGGTCTGCTCGTCCTCCACTCGGGACATTTCTCCAAGATTTTCAAGCGTCTGATGGGGACGACCTGCGACCTCAAGTGGCGCGACGACGGCGAGAGAGAACGGCTCTGGTTGGTCGAACCGGGCCATCCGATTGCCGAGGGCATCGAGGAGTCCATCGAACTGCCTGAGACCGAGATGTACGGCGAACATTTCGACGTGCCCGCCCCGGACACGCTCGTATTTAATAGTTGGTTCGAAGGCGGCGAGGTGTTCCGGAGCGGCTGTTGCTACCGCCGCGGCGCGGGTCGCATTTTCTATTTCCGACCCGGACACGAAACGTATCCGATATATCATAACCCGGAAATTCAGAAAGTCGTCGCAAACGCCGTTTCGTGGGCGTCACCTATTTCTGGACCTACACTTTCGAGAGGACACGTTCCAGAGTCACCCGAGAAAGAGTGA
- a CDS encoding response regulator encodes MADARHRVLHVEDNDFFARITAGVLSDDYDMNVHTVECASEGLKLLGAEQFDCIVSDYEMPGMDGLEFLDEVRESDPDVPFILLTGGGNERIASEAISAGVTDYLRKGEGKDQFAVLANRIENAVSRRRAEQLSERQIAVNDLIWDVSQAVLQASSRDDIEKTVCDRLAESEPYVLAWVGKVDEDAGAVRPQVSAGVEQRYLDVVALDLDGEGGEGDDGEENGDTVKVASGETGREAGDRTPVRKAIETRSVQVERAAALEEGFELDADGTTERHSVAAIPLVYENQAYGVLSVWSNARHSFGETERRVLSKFGSNVAYAIDSVQTRKELVRREQRLQVFNRILRHNLRNDLNVVLGRAQNIVEEFPAAAREARVIEQKASELIEISEKAREVGKTLDREDRTKKEIDVTECVKRTCEEFRQTYSEAEITTTLPESARVYADKTLEAAIGEVVENAIEHNDDCASVRVAVSVTGDDGEWVEVTVVDDGPGIPEDEREVLTEGKETALHHGSGLGLWLSHWIVGKFGGELTFEDYHTDGGAVTLRLQRATGDLSPWREISSPDET; translated from the coding sequence ATGGCAGACGCGCGCCACCGTGTCCTGCACGTCGAAGACAACGACTTCTTCGCCAGAATCACCGCTGGCGTTCTCAGTGACGACTACGACATGAACGTACACACGGTGGAATGCGCGAGTGAGGGCCTCAAGCTGCTCGGAGCGGAGCAGTTCGACTGCATCGTCAGCGACTACGAGATGCCGGGAATGGACGGGTTGGAGTTTTTGGACGAAGTCCGCGAGAGCGATCCCGACGTACCGTTCATCCTGCTAACCGGCGGCGGAAACGAGCGGATAGCCAGCGAAGCAATCTCTGCGGGCGTCACCGACTACCTCCGGAAAGGTGAAGGAAAAGACCAGTTCGCGGTGTTGGCCAACCGCATCGAGAACGCCGTCTCCCGGCGGCGAGCCGAACAGTTGTCCGAACGCCAGATCGCGGTCAACGACCTCATCTGGGACGTGAGTCAGGCGGTTTTGCAGGCGTCCTCGCGGGATGACATCGAGAAGACCGTCTGCGACCGACTCGCCGAGTCCGAACCCTACGTCCTCGCGTGGGTCGGCAAAGTGGACGAGGACGCGGGGGCGGTCCGGCCGCAGGTGTCGGCGGGAGTCGAACAACGCTATCTGGACGTAGTGGCGCTCGACTTAGACGGCGAAGGCGGAGAAGGCGACGACGGTGAGGAGAACGGCGACACCGTGAAAGTCGCTTCCGGCGAGACCGGACGTGAAGCGGGCGACCGAACCCCGGTTCGGAAAGCCATCGAAACGCGGTCCGTACAGGTCGAGCGCGCCGCGGCACTCGAAGAGGGCTTCGAACTGGACGCCGACGGCACGACCGAGCGCCACTCGGTCGCGGCGATTCCGCTCGTCTACGAAAATCAGGCCTACGGCGTCCTCAGCGTCTGGTCGAACGCGCGCCACTCCTTCGGCGAGACCGAACGCCGGGTCCTCTCGAAGTTCGGGAGCAACGTCGCGTACGCCATCGACTCCGTGCAGACTCGCAAGGAACTCGTCCGGCGCGAACAGCGCCTACAGGTGTTCAACCGCATTCTGCGGCACAACCTTCGCAACGACCTCAACGTCGTGTTGGGTCGCGCCCAGAACATCGTCGAGGAGTTCCCGGCGGCGGCGCGAGAGGCCCGCGTCATCGAGCAGAAGGCGAGCGAACTCATCGAGATTAGCGAGAAGGCCCGCGAGGTCGGCAAGACGCTCGACCGCGAGGACCGCACGAAGAAAGAAATTGACGTGACCGAGTGCGTCAAGCGGACCTGCGAGGAGTTCCGACAGACGTACTCCGAGGCCGAGATAACGACGACCCTCCCGGAGAGCGCGCGAGTTTACGCCGATAAGACGCTCGAAGCCGCCATCGGCGAAGTCGTCGAGAACGCCATCGAACACAACGACGACTGCGCCTCGGTTCGGGTGGCGGTCTCCGTGACAGGCGACGACGGGGAGTGGGTCGAAGTGACCGTCGTGGACGACGGACCGGGCATCCCGGAAGACGAGCGCGAGGTCCTGACCGAGGGCAAGGAGACCGCCCTCCACCACGGAAGCGGTCTTGGGCTTTGGCTCTCGCACTGGATCGTCGGCAAGTTCGGCGGCGAACTCACTTTCGAGGATTATCACACCGACGGCGGTGCGGTGACGCTACGACTCCAGCGTGCGACCGGGGACTTATCGCCGTGGCGCGAGATTTCCTCGCCCGACGAGACGTGA
- a CDS encoding orc1/cdc6 family replication initiation protein translates to MSSFSFDRDNSLYKNRDALLEEYTPANLVGRDEELEEYHAALQPIINGEAPSNIFLYGKSGVGKTAATRFLLNRLQDDAAKYDDISLNVIEINCDGLNSSYQVAVRLVNTLRDPSEQISNTGYPQAQVYSFLWEELDKVGGTVIVVLDEVDHINDNSILYQIPRARSNGYLEDAKIGLIGISNDLSFRDSLSAKVRSSLCEKEVSFPPYDATELQKVLSQREQVAFHEGALAEDVIPLCAAYGAQDAGDARQALDLLLEAGDLARKETVEQVTDEHVQEAREKLERDRIMEGVADLTEHARLILYALTSMEAEEETPARSRDIRPRYEQLCNHVGTEPLTSRRMRDHLADLAMLGVISSTEKNEGMSGGKYRKHALKQDLQLVVTALEETIEFAGVHQSIRPYYQTNFQDSEN, encoded by the coding sequence ATGTCATCGTTCAGTTTTGACCGGGACAACTCTCTCTACAAGAACCGCGACGCGCTGTTGGAGGAGTACACCCCAGCCAATCTCGTCGGCCGCGACGAGGAGTTGGAGGAGTACCACGCCGCCCTCCAGCCGATAATCAACGGCGAGGCTCCCTCGAACATCTTCCTCTACGGGAAGAGCGGGGTAGGCAAGACCGCGGCCACCCGGTTTCTCCTGAACCGTCTCCAAGACGACGCCGCGAAGTACGACGACATCTCTCTCAACGTCATCGAAATCAACTGCGACGGTCTCAACTCAAGCTATCAGGTCGCCGTGAGGCTTGTGAACACGCTCCGAGACCCGTCCGAGCAGATCAGCAACACCGGCTATCCGCAAGCCCAAGTCTATAGCTTTCTCTGGGAAGAACTCGACAAAGTCGGGGGCACCGTCATCGTGGTCCTTGACGAAGTGGACCACATCAACGATAACTCCATCCTCTATCAGATTCCGCGCGCTCGGAGCAACGGCTACCTCGAAGACGCGAAAATCGGTCTCATCGGTATCAGCAACGACCTGTCGTTCCGTGACTCGCTCTCGGCCAAAGTGCGCTCGTCGCTGTGCGAGAAGGAGGTCTCGTTCCCGCCCTACGACGCCACGGAACTCCAGAAGGTCCTCAGCCAGCGCGAGCAGGTCGCGTTCCACGAGGGCGCGCTCGCCGAGGACGTAATCCCGCTCTGTGCCGCCTACGGCGCGCAGGACGCCGGTGATGCCCGACAGGCCCTCGACCTCCTCCTTGAAGCGGGCGACCTCGCTCGGAAGGAGACCGTCGAGCAGGTCACGGACGAACACGTCCAAGAGGCCCGCGAAAAGCTCGAACGCGACCGAATCATGGAGGGCGTCGCCGACCTGACCGAACACGCTCGGCTTATCCTCTACGCGCTCACGTCGATGGAAGCCGAGGAGGAGACGCCCGCGCGCTCTCGGGACATCCGTCCGCGTTACGAACAACTCTGCAACCACGTCGGGACTGAACCGCTCACCAGCCGCCGGATGCGCGACCACCTCGCGGACCTCGCCATGCTCGGCGTCATCTCCTCGACGGAGAAAAACGAGGGCATGTCCGGCGGTAAGTACCGCAAACACGCCCTGAAGCAGGACCTCCAACTCGTTGTCACCGCGCTTGAAGAGACCATCGAGTTCGCTGGCGTCCATCAGAGCATCCGCCCGTACTACCAGACCAACTTCCAAGACAGCGAGAACTGA
- a CDS encoding Acg family FMN-binding oxidoreductase — translation MGEQNPRKGGASRGRNRGGSGSRQGETLGSATESERRGLLSRASEVVGETLGPVSLRRRWVGGNRPWRVSESAFPEGGTLDARARFLVRYAVLAPSSHNTQPWLFTVGDGKIRLFADLDRWLTVADHDKRELYLSLGTALENLLVAAEYFGLGHDVTYLPGSDSAHAATVRLSDSSPVGGESDGVSDERTGKTRDEARLFAAIPNRRTSRGRFRDGPIPTADLRTLYRHCVEDDVSLQLVADRETLASIADLTARANRRLYADYAYRRELARWVGRGAFGDSWPAAKAGKVAVSYLNLGRQRARKDAQAVRKGPVVAVLRTDADDRRCQIRAGRVYERLNLLATALGIGTQPVSAPLEVESLRRELTDLLGRPDRPVQQVFRLGYPQREDPPRPSPRRPAEAVLVD, via the coding sequence ATGGGGGAGCAGAATCCGAGAAAGGGTGGCGCGAGCAGAGGTCGAAATCGAGGGGGTTCCGGAAGTAGACAGGGCGAAACCCTCGGAAGTGCGACCGAGAGCGAGCGCCGAGGCCTGCTGTCACGAGCGAGCGAAGTCGTCGGCGAGACGCTGGGACCAGTCTCGCTACGGCGTCGATGGGTCGGCGGAAACCGACCGTGGCGAGTCTCGGAGTCGGCGTTCCCCGAGGGAGGGACGCTCGACGCGCGCGCTCGGTTTCTAGTTCGGTACGCGGTACTGGCACCGTCGAGTCACAACACTCAGCCGTGGCTGTTCACCGTCGGCGACGGCAAAATTCGACTGTTCGCCGACTTGGACCGATGGCTGACAGTCGCCGACCACGACAAGCGCGAACTGTACCTCAGCCTCGGAACCGCGCTGGAGAACCTGCTCGTCGCGGCGGAGTATTTCGGACTGGGCCACGACGTGACCTACCTGCCGGGGAGCGACAGCGCCCACGCGGCGACGGTTCGACTGTCGGATTCGTCGCCAGTAGGCGGCGAATCCGACGGTGTGTCCGACGAACGAACCGGAAAGACTCGCGACGAGGCAAGACTCTTCGCGGCGATTCCGAACCGTCGAACCAGTCGCGGCCGGTTCCGCGACGGGCCGATACCGACCGCGGACCTGCGAACGCTCTATCGCCACTGCGTCGAGGACGACGTGTCGCTCCAGTTGGTCGCCGACCGCGAGACGCTAGCGAGCATCGCGGACCTGACCGCTCGCGCGAACCGCCGACTGTACGCCGACTACGCCTACCGGCGCGAACTCGCTCGGTGGGTCGGCCGGGGCGCGTTCGGCGATTCGTGGCCCGCGGCGAAGGCTGGGAAAGTCGCAGTGTCCTACCTAAACCTGGGTCGCCAGCGCGCCCGGAAGGACGCGCAAGCAGTACGCAAGGGACCAGTCGTCGCCGTCCTCCGGACCGACGCCGACGACCGGCGGTGCCAGATTCGGGCCGGACGAGTGTACGAGCGCCTGAATCTGCTAGCCACCGCGCTCGGTATCGGGACGCAGCCGGTGAGCGCCCCGCTGGAAGTCGAGAGTCTGCGCAGAGAGTTGACCGATCTGCTCGGACGACCGGACCGCCCGGTCCAGCAGGTGTTTCGACTCGGGTATCCCCAGCGAGAAGACCCGCCTCGACCGTCGCCGCGACGACCGGCCGAGGCGGTACTGGTCGATTAA
- a CDS encoding class I SAM-dependent methyltransferase has product MGFHTFDPESADKLEDDSRYRYLSHEELVAALALDADESETVADFGSGTGFYTDDVVPFAGEVRAVDLQEEMHELYREKGVPENVSLVTADVGDLPFGDGELDAAFSTMTFHEFAGSGGGDGQSGAEVEIARVLREGGRFVVGDWSANGNGERGPPVAERYDRDEAVELLEAAGFEVVRADERPETFFVVAER; this is encoded by the coding sequence ATGGGCTTTCATACGTTCGACCCCGAGTCGGCGGACAAACTCGAAGACGACTCTCGCTACAGGTATCTCTCGCACGAGGAGTTGGTGGCCGCACTGGCGCTCGACGCCGACGAGAGCGAGACTGTCGCGGACTTCGGGAGCGGAACCGGGTTCTACACCGACGACGTGGTCCCGTTCGCGGGCGAGGTCAGGGCCGTGGACCTACAGGAGGAAATGCACGAGTTGTACCGCGAGAAGGGCGTTCCTGAGAACGTCTCGCTGGTGACCGCCGACGTGGGCGATCTGCCGTTCGGCGACGGGGAACTCGACGCCGCGTTCTCGACCATGACGTTCCACGAGTTCGCGGGAAGTGGCGGCGGCGACGGTCAGAGCGGGGCCGAAGTGGAAATCGCGCGCGTCCTCCGCGAGGGCGGGCGCTTCGTCGTCGGCGACTGGTCGGCGAACGGCAACGGCGAGCGCGGCCCGCCGGTCGCCGAGCGATACGACCGCGACGAGGCCGTCGAACTGCTGGAAGCCGCCGGGTTCGAGGTCGTTCGCGCGGACGAGCGCCCCGAGACGTTCTTCGTGGTCGCCGAGCGGTAG
- the trxA gene encoding thioredoxin, with the protein MSEDEPESIREQQRDEPLGEESKEGERNKDSVGASAADAEAETKTKTNENAPTEPVHVESVEQFSSVTTEYGVVLVDFYADWCGPCNMLEPTLEAVARQTDAAVAKVDIDEQQGLAAQYGVRSVPTLLLFADGEQVEQLVGVQDEVTLTRLIERYS; encoded by the coding sequence ATGAGCGAAGACGAACCCGAATCTATCCGCGAGCAGCAGCGAGACGAACCCCTCGGTGAAGAGAGCAAAGAGGGCGAGAGAAATAAGGACAGTGTCGGCGCGAGCGCCGCCGACGCCGAGGCGGAGACGAAGACGAAGACGAACGAGAACGCACCGACCGAGCCAGTCCACGTCGAGAGCGTCGAGCAGTTCTCGAGCGTGACGACCGAGTACGGCGTGGTGCTGGTGGACTTCTACGCGGACTGGTGCGGGCCGTGCAACATGCTCGAACCGACCCTCGAAGCCGTCGCGCGGCAGACCGACGCCGCGGTGGCGAAGGTGGACATCGACGAGCAACAGGGTCTAGCCGCGCAGTACGGCGTCCGGAGCGTGCCGACGCTCCTCCTGTTCGCCGACGGAGAGCAGGTCGAACAGCTCGTCGGCGTGCAGGACGAAGTGACGCTAACGAGGCTCATCGAGCGATACAGCTAG
- a CDS encoding AI-2E family transporter — translation MNWNQFLDRERNRVAWWLYLLALGVGVAYVGYSFVGTFVLGVFLYYAARPICDRVGGFIDSDGAAAALTLAGIVTPILLVVGYVLLAGIRDAASLSGVPGSGLLAPLVNVEGFTQSQQSFVETLLENPSRVQSVDAGRVRQVATAALSALGTVVNVGIVVSLAFGLAFFLLRDDDDIAAWFRDEMAPEGSAGHAYAYAVDDELETVFFGNVLFVVTMSILAAVVYYGFNFLAPSALTIPFAILLALLTGVASLVPLVVGKIVYVPLVAYLALVAAGQGGPAMIYPIGLLVVSFLVLDILPQTFLQPYISGNEIHMGIMMFAYILGPMLFGWYGFFLLPLFFVLVIQAVRIVVTDLLHGEPLTPDVDAAPSLGERDLGELGDEDEGGDDAASS, via the coding sequence GTGAACTGGAACCAGTTTCTCGACCGCGAGAGAAATCGCGTCGCGTGGTGGCTCTACCTACTCGCGCTGGGGGTCGGCGTCGCCTACGTCGGCTACTCGTTCGTGGGAACGTTCGTGCTGGGCGTGTTCCTCTACTACGCTGCGCGACCCATCTGCGACCGAGTAGGCGGGTTCATCGACAGCGACGGCGCGGCGGCGGCCCTGACGCTTGCGGGCATCGTGACGCCGATTTTGTTGGTCGTCGGCTACGTCCTGCTGGCGGGCATCCGCGACGCGGCGTCACTCTCGGGGGTGCCGGGGTCCGGACTGCTCGCGCCGCTGGTGAACGTCGAGGGATTCACACAGAGCCAACAGAGCTTCGTGGAGACGCTCCTCGAAAATCCCTCGCGGGTCCAGTCGGTGGACGCCGGACGAGTTCGACAGGTGGCGACCGCCGCGCTGTCCGCGCTCGGGACCGTGGTGAACGTCGGTATCGTCGTCTCGCTGGCGTTCGGACTCGCGTTCTTCCTACTCCGGGACGACGACGACATCGCGGCGTGGTTCCGTGACGAAATGGCTCCCGAGGGGTCGGCGGGCCACGCCTACGCCTACGCGGTGGACGACGAACTGGAGACCGTCTTCTTCGGGAACGTACTCTTCGTCGTCACGATGTCGATTCTCGCGGCCGTCGTCTACTATGGGTTCAACTTCCTCGCGCCGTCCGCGCTGACCATCCCGTTCGCCATTCTACTCGCCCTGCTGACCGGCGTGGCCAGCCTCGTTCCGCTCGTGGTCGGCAAAATCGTCTACGTCCCGCTAGTCGCGTACCTCGCGCTGGTCGCCGCCGGACAGGGCGGTCCCGCGATGATTTACCCTATCGGCCTGCTGGTGGTGTCGTTTCTCGTCCTCGACATCCTGCCCCAGACGTTCCTCCAACCGTACATCTCGGGCAACGAGATTCACATGGGAATCATGATGTTCGCGTACATCCTCGGCCCGATGCTGTTCGGGTGGTACGGCTTCTTCCTGCTCCCGCTCTTTTTCGTGCTGGTGATTCAGGCGGTCCGCATCGTGGTCACCGACCTGCTTCACGGCGAACCCCTCACGCCGGACGTGGACGCCGCGCCCTCGCTCGGGGAACGCGACCTCGGGGAACTGGGCGACGAGGACGAAGGCGGCGACGATGCAGCCTCGTCGTAA
- a CDS encoding AsnC family transcriptional regulator: MRELDETDLEILQLLVADARRPYKEIADAVNLSPPTVSDRIDRLRELGVIERFTVDLDRSLLSDGVAVLVDLHVEPGHLSPVRSGVEGIDGVEHVFVTADGHVVFHARLQDGAVEPLLDEVLDTDDIREYDVRLLADSTWHPDPRGVEFALECDECGNSVTSEGESSRIDGDLYQFCCSSCKARFEEQYEELKGAV, from the coding sequence ATGCGAGAACTAGACGAAACCGACCTCGAAATCCTGCAACTCCTCGTCGCGGACGCTCGCCGACCGTACAAGGAGATCGCGGACGCGGTGAACCTCTCGCCGCCCACCGTCTCGGACCGCATCGACCGCCTGCGAGAACTTGGCGTCATCGAGCGATTTACCGTGGACTTGGACCGGTCGCTGCTCTCGGACGGCGTCGCGGTCCTCGTGGACCTCCACGTCGAACCCGGACACCTCTCGCCGGTCCGGAGCGGCGTCGAGGGTATCGACGGCGTCGAACACGTCTTCGTGACCGCCGACGGGCACGTCGTCTTTCACGCTCGCTTGCAGGACGGCGCGGTCGAACCTCTGCTGGACGAGGTGCTGGATACCGACGACATCAGAGAGTACGACGTGCGACTGCTCGCCGATTCGACGTGGCATCCCGACCCCCGCGGCGTCGAGTTCGCGTTGGAGTGCGACGAGTGTGGCAACTCCGTCACCAGCGAGGGCGAATCCTCGCGCATCGACGGCGACCTGTACCAGTTTTGTTGTTCGTCCTGCAAGGCGCGCTTCGAGGAGCAGTACGAGGAACTGAAGGGAGCGGTCTGA
- a CDS encoding ribonucleoside-diphosphate reductase subunit alpha, with product MSQATTSTTETIRAVFERACADCESVGDETLSELVTETERNLYAEASRDELYEAAIGSATARIERDPAFKGVAASLFREQYHREVVGQTPEDGLDSAAAASAYRETFAQNIERGVEAGLLDERMLAYDLDAMADALVPERDGLFDYMALDTLYQRYFLKTADGERLELPQGFWMRVAMGIALREPVAEREERAREFYEMLSTLRFVPSSPTLFHAGTTHAQLSSCYLTTVPDDLEGIFDSYKGHAQLSKWSGGLGNDWTPVRASGSLIESTGVESTGVVPFLKISNDVTAAINRSGKRRGAACAYLECWHLDYPDFIDLRRNTGDERRRTHDMNTAAWIPDLFVKRVRDGGEWTLFSPDEVPELHGTYGQEFEELYREYERKAEEGELRQYETVDAEELWRDTLTRLFETGHPWLTFKDPCNVRSPQDHEGVVRSSNLCTEITLNTSEDEHAVCNLGSVNLSKHVSPDGDGLNREKLRESVETGMRMLDNVVDLNFYPTDEAERSNMRHRPVGMGVMGFHEALFDQRIPFASEEAVEFADESQELVAYHAIRTSAELARERGAYPSFEGSKWDRDLLPHDTIDLLEEERGREIPLPREERLDWDAVRDLIATHGMRNSNTMAIAPTATISTIAGTSPSIEPVYSNLYVKSNMSGEFTVINDHLVEDLQERDLWDQEMVDRIKFHDGSIREIEEIPEDLRELYRNAFEIDPRHQLRLTAHRGQWIDQSVSHNVFFPTTDGSMLDDVYQTAWELGIKTTYYLRTLGASQIEKSTLDMDQYGKTQTRGQTSAADSDDEDSPESDLPSVEDPTCDACQ from the coding sequence ATGAGTCAAGCTACGACTTCCACCACGGAGACGATACGTGCCGTATTCGAGCGCGCCTGCGCCGACTGCGAGTCGGTCGGCGACGAGACGCTCTCGGAACTCGTGACCGAGACCGAGCGCAACCTCTACGCGGAGGCCTCCCGCGACGAACTGTACGAGGCCGCAATCGGGAGCGCGACCGCCCGCATCGAGCGCGACCCGGCGTTCAAGGGTGTCGCGGCGTCGCTGTTCCGCGAGCAGTACCACCGCGAAGTCGTCGGGCAGACGCCCGAGGATGGTCTCGACTCCGCGGCCGCGGCGTCGGCCTACCGGGAGACGTTCGCCCAGAACATCGAGCGCGGCGTCGAAGCGGGGCTGCTGGACGAGCGCATGCTGGCCTACGACCTCGACGCGATGGCCGACGCGCTCGTCCCCGAGCGCGACGGCCTGTTCGACTACATGGCGCTCGATACGCTCTACCAGCGGTACTTCCTGAAGACTGCCGACGGCGAGCGCCTTGAACTCCCGCAGGGGTTCTGGATGCGCGTGGCGATGGGAATCGCCCTGCGCGAACCGGTCGCCGAGCGCGAGGAGCGCGCCCGCGAGTTCTACGAGATGCTCTCAACACTGCGGTTCGTCCCGTCGAGTCCGACGCTGTTCCACGCGGGGACAACCCACGCGCAACTGAGTTCCTGCTATCTGACGACGGTCCCCGACGACCTCGAAGGCATCTTCGACTCCTACAAGGGCCACGCCCAACTCTCGAAGTGGAGCGGCGGTCTCGGCAACGACTGGACGCCGGTCCGAGCGTCCGGGTCGCTCATCGAGTCCACCGGCGTCGAATCGACCGGCGTCGTCCCGTTCCTCAAGATTTCGAACGACGTGACCGCGGCCATCAATCGGTCGGGCAAGCGCCGCGGCGCGGCCTGCGCGTATCTGGAGTGCTGGCATCTCGACTACCCGGACTTCATCGACCTGCGCCGGAACACCGGCGACGAGCGCCGCCGGACTCACGACATGAACACCGCGGCGTGGATTCCCGATCTGTTCGTCAAGCGCGTCCGCGACGGCGGCGAGTGGACGCTGTTCTCCCCCGACGAAGTGCCGGAACTCCACGGGACCTACGGCCAAGAGTTCGAAGAACTCTACCGAGAGTACGAGCGCAAGGCCGAGGAGGGCGAACTCCGCCAGTACGAGACGGTTGACGCCGAGGAACTGTGGCGCGACACCCTCACGCGTCTCTTCGAGACGGGCCACCCGTGGCTCACCTTCAAAGACCCCTGTAACGTCCGCTCGCCCCAAGACCACGAGGGGGTCGTTCGCTCCTCGAACCTCTGCACCGAGATTACTCTCAACACCAGCGAGGACGAACACGCGGTCTGTAACCTCGGGTCGGTCAACCTCTCGAAGCACGTCAGCCCCGACGGCGACGGCCTGAACCGAGAGAAGTTGCGCGAGAGCGTCGAGACCGGGATGCGGATGCTCGACAACGTAGTCGATTTGAACTTCTACCCGACCGACGAGGCCGAGCGCTCGAACATGCGCCACCGGCCGGTCGGGATGGGCGTGATGGGATTCCACGAAGCACTCTTCGACCAGCGGATTCCGTTCGCCTCCGAGGAGGCCGTCGAGTTCGCCGACGAGTCTCAGGAACTCGTCGCCTATCACGCCATCCGCACGTCGGCGGAGTTGGCCCGCGAGCGCGGGGCCTACCCCTCCTTCGAGGGGTCGAAGTGGGACCGCGACCTGCTTCCCCACGACACCATCGACCTGCTGGAGGAGGAACGCGGCCGCGAGATTCCCCTGCCGCGCGAGGAGCGCCTCGACTGGGACGCTGTTCGTGACCTGATAGCGACCCACGGGATGCGAAACTCCAACACGATGGCGATAGCACCGACGGCGACCATCTCGACCATCGCGGGCACCTCGCCGTCCATCGAACCGGTCTACTCGAACCTCTACGTGAAGTCGAACATGAGCGGCGAGTTCACCGTCATCAACGACCACCTCGTCGAGGACCTACAGGAGCGTGATCTCTGGGACCAAGAGATGGTGGACCGCATCAAGTTCCACGACGGGTCGATTCGGGAGATAGAAGAGATTCCCGAGGACTTGCGGGAACTCTACCGCAACGCCTTCGAAATCGACCCGCGCCACCAGTTGCGCCTGACCGCCCACCGCGGCCAGTGGATAGACCAATCGGTCTCGCACAACGTCTTCTTCCCGACGACCGACGGGTCGATGCTGGACGACGTGTACCAGACCGCGTGGGAACTCGGCATCAAGACGACCTACTACCTGCGGACGCTCGGCGCGTCCCAGATAGAGAAGTCCACGCTCGACATGGACCAGTACGGCAAGACCCAGACCCGCGGCCAGACGAGCGCCGCAGATTCCGACGACGAGGATAGCCCCGAAAGCGACCTTCCCAGCGTCGAGGACCCGACCTGCGACGCCTGTCAGTAA